A window of the Penaeus vannamei isolate JL-2024 chromosome 19, ASM4276789v1, whole genome shotgun sequence genome harbors these coding sequences:
- the LOC138865003 gene encoding uncharacterized protein, with protein sequence MEQVGEAGSRRSSSRKRSKQDEKQAEGRGASRRWNRQEEEEHAVGEASSRKSKREEKQARRESSRRKENKQKEEQAVGANKKRSKQKEEKQAVGGASKKRSKQKEEKQAEGGASRRKRSKQEKNQAEERGAGGRSPWTRRLTGFEALGSRGHRQRQTTASRSRRRRSGRRRNSGG encoded by the coding sequence ATGGAGCAAGTAGGAGAAGCGGGCAGTAGGAGAAGCAGTAGTAGGAAGCGAAGCAAGCAGGATGAGAAGcaggcagaaggaagaggagcaagcaGGAGGTGGaacagacaggaggaagaggagcatgcAGTAGGAGAAGCAAGCAGTAGGAAGAGCAAACGAGAAGAGAAGCAAGCAAGAAGAGAATCaagcagaaggaaggaaaacaagcagaaggaggagcaagCAGTAGGAGCAAACAAGAAGAGAAGcaagcagaaggaagaaaagcaagcAGTAGGAGGAGCAAGCAAGAAGAGAAgcaagcagaaggaagagaagcaagcagaaggaggagcaagcagaaggaagagaagcaagcaagaaaagaatcaagcagaagaaagaggagcaggcGGGAGGAGCCCATGGACCCGCCGACTAACGGGCTTCGAAGCTTTAGGGAGCAGAGGACACCGTCAGAGGCAGACCACCGCCAGCCGCTCCCGGAGGAGGCGCAGCGGACGCCGAAGGAACTCTGGGGGCTGA